One region of Amycolatopsis sp. cg9 genomic DNA includes:
- a CDS encoding DUF4326 domain-containing protein, with protein sequence MAHPLVVHCKQARYDVYIGRGSKWGNPFQIGIDGSRDEVIDLYEQWLLDQPHLMSALGELADKTLGCWCAPRSCHGEVLARLAARVPVPSPWGNAPRLDGGRTAAMAPF encoded by the coding sequence GTGGCACATCCGCTGGTCGTCCACTGCAAGCAGGCCCGCTACGACGTCTACATCGGCCGCGGCTCGAAGTGGGGCAACCCCTTCCAGATCGGCATCGACGGCAGCCGCGACGAGGTGATCGACCTCTACGAGCAGTGGCTGCTCGACCAACCGCACCTGATGTCCGCGCTCGGCGAGCTGGCCGACAAGACGCTCGGCTGCTGGTGCGCCCCGCGCTCCTGCCACGGCGAGGTCCTGGCGCGGCTGGCGGCTCGCGTGCCCGTACCCAGCCCCTGGGGCAACGCGCCGCGGCTCGACGGCGGCCGTACCGCCGCCATGGCGCCGTTCTGA